One region of Vigna angularis cultivar LongXiaoDou No.4 chromosome 10, ASM1680809v1, whole genome shotgun sequence genomic DNA includes:
- the LOC108320768 gene encoding uncharacterized protein LOC108320768 isoform X1, which produces MCSNGDMVRDSEAVEEGDGPKISLEEGSDLVHKEGEIGVVSNDHILAPRNEEPEQEFVAEVFTSEIPRIATSLTNSQTVEKPTPSNPLVDTQQTSEPCLMKQKKPLGEIPKSTEQVALVETIAKNTNMEASSILSESATSKLDPIVTLQRKSHLHVSLFSAIHISNIFGQNKNDVTILIYHCRMSGIEKQKKNTEFLCWNLNLIFCY; this is translated from the exons ATGTGTAGTAATGGGGACATGGTTCGAGATTCCGAGGCTGTTGAAGAAGGTGATGGGCCTAAGATTAGCTTGGAAGAAGGTTCTGACTTGGTTCATAAAGAAGGTGAAATAGGTGTTGTTTCTAATGATCACATTTTGGCTCCAAGAAATGAAGAACCAgagcaggaatttgttgcagaaGTTTTCACTTCAGAAATACCAAGAATAGCAACATCATTAACAAACTCGCAAACAGTTGAAAAGCCAACACCCTCAAAT CCATTGGTGGACACACAACAGACTAGTGAACCGTGTCTGATGAAGCAGAAAAAGCCACTTGGTGAAATTCCTAAG AGTACTGAGCAAGTTGCTTTAGTGGAAACCATAGCAAAgaacaccaatatggaagcttcATCAATTCTTTCCGAATCCGCCACCTCTAAGTTGGATCCAATAGTTACTTTACAACGTAAATCACATTTACATGTAAGTTTATTTTCTGCAATTCACATTTCCAATATATTTGGTCAGAACAAAAATGATGTCACCATTTTGATTTATCATTGTCGCATGAGTggaattgaaaaacaaaaaaaaaatactgaatttctatgttggaatttaaatttaatattttgttactGA
- the LOC108320768 gene encoding uncharacterized protein LOC108320768 isoform X2: MCSNGDMVRDSEAVEEGDGPKISLEEGSDLVHKEGEIGVVSNDHILAPRNEEPEQEFVAEVFTSEIPRIATSLTNSQTVEKPTPSNTSEPCLMKQKKPLGEIPKSTEQVALVETIAKNTNMEASSILSESATSKLDPIVTLQRKSHLHVSLFSAIHISNIFGQNKNDVTILIYHCRMSGIEKQKKNTEFLCWNLNLIFCY, encoded by the exons ATGTGTAGTAATGGGGACATGGTTCGAGATTCCGAGGCTGTTGAAGAAGGTGATGGGCCTAAGATTAGCTTGGAAGAAGGTTCTGACTTGGTTCATAAAGAAGGTGAAATAGGTGTTGTTTCTAATGATCACATTTTGGCTCCAAGAAATGAAGAACCAgagcaggaatttgttgcagaaGTTTTCACTTCAGAAATACCAAGAATAGCAACATCATTAACAAACTCGCAAACAGTTGAAAAGCCAACACCCTCAAAT ACTAGTGAACCGTGTCTGATGAAGCAGAAAAAGCCACTTGGTGAAATTCCTAAG AGTACTGAGCAAGTTGCTTTAGTGGAAACCATAGCAAAgaacaccaatatggaagcttcATCAATTCTTTCCGAATCCGCCACCTCTAAGTTGGATCCAATAGTTACTTTACAACGTAAATCACATTTACATGTAAGTTTATTTTCTGCAATTCACATTTCCAATATATTTGGTCAGAACAAAAATGATGTCACCATTTTGATTTATCATTGTCGCATGAGTggaattgaaaaacaaaaaaaaaatactgaatttctatgttggaatttaaatttaatattttgttactGA
- the LOC108335252 gene encoding isoliquiritigenin 2'-O-methyltransferase produces MGCNSKESEIPLEVEKVDDAYRSAVLLCFSRVLPAILNAAIDINLFDVIAKAKSSSDDSSFSASEIASLLPNQLPQLANRLERMLPLLVSYSLLRCSIRTDQDGKRERVYALTPVGQYFAYDHQGISLAPLSTLLHRGFHDLWKDAKGAFLDPNCSNHFESVFGMLSYQYMEKDAELNQMFYKAMAHAGPIEVKRVLKVYKGFEGLSTLVDVGGGVGETLKLILSAYPSIKGINFDLPQMIQDAPPHPGVEHVGGDMFESVPSGDAILVKSICHNWGDEDCIKFLRNCHKALPPNGKVIVLDYIIPEVPNSSDASKHSTIVDNHMLLAHGGRERTETEFENLCKSSGFFKFRVACNDISATVGVMEFYK; encoded by the exons ATGGGTTGTAACTCGAAAGAGAGTGAAATTCCCTTGGAAGTGGAAAAGGTGGATGATGCATACCGTTCTGCTGTGTTGCTGTGTTTCAGCAGAGTCCTCCCTGCAATTCTAAACGCTGCTATAGACATAAATCTGTTTGATGTCATAGCAAAGGCAAAGAGTTCTTCCGATGACTCAAGTTTTTCTGCTTCTGAGATTGCTTCTTTGCTTCCAAATCAGCTCCCACAATTGGCTAATAGGCTTGAAAGAATGCTGCCACTCTTGGTCAGTTACTCTCTTTTACGTTGCTCTATTCGCACCGATCAAGATGGTAAGAGAGAAAGAGTTTATGCTCTCACACCAGTTGGACAGTACTTTGCTTATGATCATCAAGGAATCTCTCTCGCTCCACTCTCAACCTTACTTCATCGCGGATTTCATGACCTTTG GAAGGATGCAAAAGGAGCATTTCTAGACCCTAATTGCAGTAACCATTTTGAAAGTGTCTTTGGAATGCTGTCATATCAGTATATGGAGAAAGATGCAGAGTTGAATCAAATGTTCTACAAAGCAATGGCTCATGCTGGTCCAATAGAAGTGAAAAGAGTACTCAAAGTATATAAAGGATTTGAGGGATTGTCAACACTGGTTGATGTAGGAGGTGGAGTAGGAGAGACCCTGAAACTTATTCTCTCTGCATACCCTTCAATCAAAGGAATTAACTTTGATTTACCTCAGATGATTCAAGATGCACCTCCTCATCCAG GTGTGGAGCATGTGGGAGGAGATATGTTTGAAAGTGTTCCAAGTGGGGATGCCATTTTAGTGAAG TCTATATGTCACAACTGGGGAGATGAAGattgtataaaatttttaagaaaCTGTCACAAAGCTTTGCCACCAAATGGGAAAGTGATTGTTTTGGACTATATAATTCCAGAGGTTCCCAATTCAAGTGATGCATCTAAACATAGTACTATTGTGGACAATCACATGCTTTTAGCACATGGAGGGAGGGAAAGAACTGAGACTGAATTTGAGAACCTGTGCAAGAGCTCTGGCTTTTTCAAGTTTCGTGTTGCATGTAATGACATATCAGCTACTGTGGGAGTGATGGAGTTCTACAAGTAG